One window of Halorarum salinum genomic DNA carries:
- a CDS encoding ABC transporter ATP-binding protein has product MTEPILEFDGVDVEYETRGGTAVHAVNDATFAIEEGDYFGLVGESGCGKSTIADAVVGGLDENGAVTGGTIRFKGTEIQDYSEKQFNREIRWKEISVIPQSSMNSLDPVMKLSQQAAEMAKYHTDLSKAEAVDRLRELFDVVGLSESRIHDYPHQFSGGMQQRAIIAFSLFLRPSLIIADEPTTALDVIMQDQILDHINELKDDWDISMLLITHDISVVFENCDSMAVMHGGQVAEAGDVVELFDRPRHPYAILLQKAFPDVRYPDRELAVIDGHPPQLREKPDFCTFADRCPWSTAECYDGAPDPRPVEGDDDHLAWCVRADEMEELAAEHLRKPPEETSILKGGR; this is encoded by the coding sequence ATGACCGAACCGATACTGGAGTTCGACGGGGTCGACGTCGAGTACGAGACGCGCGGCGGCACCGCCGTCCACGCGGTCAACGACGCGACGTTCGCGATCGAGGAGGGCGACTACTTCGGGCTGGTCGGCGAGAGCGGCTGCGGGAAGAGCACCATCGCCGACGCCGTCGTCGGCGGCCTCGACGAGAACGGCGCCGTGACCGGCGGGACGATCCGGTTCAAGGGGACGGAGATCCAGGACTACTCCGAGAAGCAGTTCAACAGGGAGATCCGCTGGAAGGAGATCTCGGTCATCCCCCAGTCGTCGATGAACAGCCTCGACCCGGTGATGAAGCTGAGCCAGCAGGCCGCCGAGATGGCGAAGTACCACACCGACCTCTCGAAGGCCGAGGCGGTGGACCGCCTCCGGGAGCTGTTCGACGTGGTGGGCCTGTCCGAGTCGCGCATCCACGACTACCCCCACCAGTTCTCCGGCGGGATGCAACAGCGGGCCATCATCGCGTTCTCGCTGTTCCTCCGGCCCAGCCTCATCATCGCGGACGAGCCGACGACGGCGCTGGACGTCATCATGCAGGACCAGATCCTCGACCACATCAACGAGCTGAAGGACGACTGGGACATCAGCATGCTGCTGATCACCCACGACATCTCGGTCGTCTTCGAGAACTGCGACTCGATGGCGGTGATGCACGGCGGGCAGGTCGCCGAGGCGGGCGACGTCGTGGAGCTGTTCGACCGACCGCGCCACCCGTACGCAATCCTGCTCCAGAAGGCGTTCCCCGACGTTCGCTACCCCGACCGCGAACTGGCCGTCATCGACGGCCACCCGCCACAGCTCCGGGAGAAGCCGGACTTCTGCACGTTCGCGGACCGGTGCCCGTGGTCGACCGCGGAGTGCTACGACGGCGCCCCCGACCCCCGACCGGTCGAGGGCGACGACGACCACCTGGCGTGGTGTGTCAGGGCCGACGAGATGGAGGAACTGGCCGCCGAACACCTGCGGAAGCCGCCCGAGGAGACGAGCATCCTGAAGGGGGGACGATGA
- a CDS encoding thioredoxin family protein produces MNDGADGEALFTSGVLAAADGVATTSADFESAVDGYLDEVAGLDRGGLADLVGGRVDRPAVVDPLAALGAEDPRTVAELCALADFLTTEPTPEGDDAGRSSADAGGPPRDWLSLLPVLRLFRPVETPTEGVPDPFVPVPAAHVPHLTRVFSPAVVYVWLDDCDPCETVKADLESVFESPREVMPFAVYGPDHREFLAEEYEVTAGPVVLFVRDGAVDSRLYGAQGPRSIETELDVLRESTPRPAR; encoded by the coding sequence ATGAACGATGGCGCGGACGGCGAGGCGCTGTTCACGAGCGGGGTACTGGCCGCGGCGGACGGCGTGGCGACGACGTCGGCTGACTTCGAGTCGGCCGTCGACGGCTACCTCGATGAGGTGGCGGGGCTAGACCGCGGGGGTCTCGCCGACCTCGTCGGCGGCCGGGTCGACCGGCCGGCGGTCGTCGACCCGCTCGCGGCGCTCGGCGCCGAGGATCCCCGGACCGTCGCGGAACTGTGCGCGCTCGCCGACTTCCTGACCACGGAACCGACCCCGGAGGGGGACGACGCCGGTCGGTCGTCCGCCGACGCCGGGGGCCCGCCCCGCGACTGGCTGTCGCTGCTCCCCGTGTTGCGGCTGTTCCGCCCCGTCGAGACGCCGACCGAGGGGGTCCCCGACCCGTTCGTCCCGGTGCCTGCCGCCCACGTCCCCCACCTCACCCGGGTCTTCTCGCCCGCCGTCGTCTACGTCTGGCTGGACGACTGCGACCCCTGCGAGACGGTGAAGGCCGACCTCGAGTCGGTCTTCGAGTCGCCGCGCGAGGTGATGCCGTTCGCCGTGTACGGCCCCGACCACCGGGAGTTCCTCGCCGAGGAGTACGAGGTGACCGCCGGGCCGGTCGTGCTGTTCGTGCGCGACGGCGCCGTCGACTCCCGGCTCTACGGCGCCCAGGGCCCACGGAGCATCGAGACCGAGCTGGACGTTCTCCGGGAGTCGACCCCTCGACCGGCGCGATAG
- a CDS encoding fumarylacetoacetate hydrolase family protein has translation MRRVRFRDDGGSVRRGEWTDDDVIEFGGEAYDPGSVDVLPPVEPTKIVCVAANYVEHIKEAGRSIPEDLPPRPGFFLKGPNAVAGHGDTVKLPTPAVTPEELAGREKGDIELGRGRIDYEGEFGVVIGEQCRNVPEEDYMDVVAGYTCVNDVSNRDDQDAERNWVRGKAFDTSAPLGPVLATPDEVPEQPRVRLWLNGEKRQDSDDDELVFPVGRAVSDVSRFLTLEPGDVVAMGTTVGVGPLSDGDRVEIEVEGVGRLEHDVEA, from the coding sequence ATGCGACGAGTCCGATTCAGGGACGACGGTGGATCAGTACGACGGGGCGAGTGGACCGACGACGACGTGATCGAGTTCGGGGGCGAGGCGTACGACCCCGGATCGGTCGACGTCCTCCCCCCGGTCGAACCGACGAAGATCGTCTGCGTGGCCGCGAACTACGTCGAGCACATCAAGGAGGCCGGCCGGAGCATCCCCGAGGACCTCCCGCCGCGCCCCGGCTTCTTTCTCAAGGGCCCGAACGCGGTCGCGGGCCACGGCGACACGGTGAAGCTCCCGACCCCCGCGGTGACGCCCGAGGAACTGGCCGGCCGCGAGAAGGGCGACATCGAACTCGGGCGGGGACGAATCGACTACGAGGGCGAGTTCGGCGTCGTCATCGGCGAGCAGTGCCGGAACGTCCCCGAGGAGGACTACATGGACGTGGTCGCCGGGTACACCTGCGTGAACGACGTGTCGAACCGCGACGACCAGGACGCGGAGCGGAACTGGGTGCGCGGGAAGGCGTTCGACACCTCCGCGCCCCTCGGCCCGGTGCTCGCGACGCCCGACGAGGTGCCCGAGCAGCCGCGGGTTCGGCTCTGGCTGAACGGGGAGAAGCGGCAGGACTCGGACGACGACGAACTCGTCTTCCCCGTCGGCCGGGCCGTCAGCGACGTCTCCCGGTTCCTCACGCTGGAACCCGGCGACGTCGTCGCCATGGGCACCACCGTCGGGGTCGGGCCGCTGAGCGACGGCGACCGCGTCGAGATCGAGGTGGAGGGCGTCGGACGGCTCGAACACGACGTCGAGGCCTGA
- a CDS encoding amidase, protein MTDVHVLSAARLVREIRDGDRSPVVVVDALLDRIEARNDRTNAFVTVTADRARAAAREAGRAVEEGRSLGPLHGVPVAVKDLDDVAGVRTTFGSRLFEDDVADEDDEFVRRLEAAGAIVVGKTNTPEFGLGCTTDNLVVGPTGTPFDPSRIAGGSSGGAAAALADRLVPLAQGSDTGGSIRTPASCCGVFGLKPSFGRVPRMNRPNAFADHTPFSHTGPMARTVADAALMLDVMAGPDPGDPFSLPSDDADYVAATERPVDGMRVAYSPDLGIYPVEPAVREVVDEAVGALADAGATVERADPDVDCERGDVLDAFYAFAKVRWESLFDHLEEQGLDPRGADREKLRPVTVETILESDPVTTREYKRADVTRTTVYEGVVDLLREYDLLVTPTLGVEPFPHGEHPTEVDGVAVEPLRGWLLTQPFNFSGHPVGAVPAGLSADGLPVGMQVVGRRHADADVLAASAAVERERPWADDYPA, encoded by the coding sequence GTGACGGACGTACACGTACTCTCCGCCGCCAGACTCGTCCGCGAGATCCGCGACGGCGACCGCTCGCCGGTCGTGGTCGTCGACGCGCTGCTCGACCGCATCGAGGCCCGCAACGACCGGACGAACGCGTTCGTGACCGTCACCGCCGACCGGGCCCGTGCGGCCGCCCGCGAGGCCGGGCGCGCCGTCGAGGAGGGACGGTCGCTCGGCCCGCTCCACGGCGTCCCGGTCGCGGTGAAGGACCTCGACGACGTCGCCGGCGTGCGAACGACGTTCGGCTCCCGGCTGTTCGAGGACGACGTCGCCGACGAGGACGACGAGTTCGTGCGACGGCTGGAGGCGGCCGGCGCCATCGTCGTCGGCAAGACGAACACGCCCGAGTTCGGCCTCGGCTGTACGACGGACAACCTCGTCGTCGGGCCGACCGGCACCCCGTTCGACCCCTCGCGGATCGCCGGCGGCTCCTCGGGCGGCGCGGCCGCGGCGCTGGCCGACCGACTCGTCCCGCTCGCGCAGGGGTCGGACACCGGCGGCTCGATCCGAACGCCCGCGTCCTGCTGTGGCGTGTTCGGCCTCAAGCCCTCGTTCGGGCGCGTCCCCCGCATGAACCGGCCGAACGCCTTCGCCGACCACACGCCCTTCTCGCACACCGGTCCGATGGCCAGGACGGTCGCGGACGCGGCGCTGATGCTCGACGTGATGGCCGGCCCGGACCCCGGGGACCCGTTCAGCCTCCCGTCCGACGACGCCGACTACGTCGCTGCCACGGAGCGACCGGTGGACGGAATGCGTGTGGCCTACAGCCCCGACCTGGGCATCTACCCGGTGGAACCGGCCGTCCGGGAGGTCGTGGACGAGGCGGTCGGGGCGCTGGCGGACGCGGGCGCGACCGTCGAGCGTGCGGATCCGGACGTCGACTGCGAGCGGGGGGACGTCCTCGACGCCTTCTACGCGTTCGCCAAGGTGCGCTGGGAGTCGCTGTTCGACCACCTGGAGGAGCAGGGGCTGGACCCGCGGGGGGCGGACCGGGAGAAACTCCGGCCGGTCACCGTCGAGACCATCCTCGAGAGCGACCCGGTGACGACCCGCGAGTACAAGCGCGCGGACGTGACCCGGACGACGGTGTACGAGGGCGTCGTCGACCTCCTCCGGGAGTACGACCTGCTCGTGACCCCGACGCTCGGCGTCGAGCCGTTCCCGCACGGCGAGCACCCGACCGAGGTGGACGGCGTCGCGGTCGAACCGCTCCGGGGCTGGCTGCTCACCCAGCCGTTCAACTTCTCCGGCCATCCGGTCGGGGCGGTCCCGGCGGGGCTCTCCGCGGACGGCCTCCCGGTCGGGATGCAGGTCGTGGGCCGCCGGCACGCGGACGCGGACGTGCTGGCGGCGAGCGCGGCGGTGGAGCGGGAGCGCCCCTGGGCGGACGACTACCCGGCCTGA
- a CDS encoding ABC transporter permease, whose product MSVANRLRNVGDGDFGVVVRRTMRNLLRERITKVAFVCLLLVLLTGLVGPAIAPYDYTEQQRTDDGQLNRYAQPSLDHPLGTNDRGEDVLSRLLVGARMTLITGLLAGSLMLTIGLFVGVTAGYVGGRTESLLMRFVDFIYGIPFIPFAIVLITFFGAGFYTTIAIIGLVLWRFIARVIRSQVLQIKQRPYIMAAKASGASTPWIIRKHILPNIANMAALFFAMGVGLAILEQAGLSFIGVTDPFTPTWGIMIRNAHQSGRVAEAWWWSFPPGIMISLTVLSLYLLGRGYEGAGGEDEVVV is encoded by the coding sequence ATGAGCGTCGCGAACAGACTCCGGAACGTCGGCGACGGCGACTTCGGCGTCGTGGTCAGGCGGACCATGCGGAACCTGCTCCGCGAGCGGATCACGAAGGTCGCGTTCGTCTGCCTGCTCCTCGTCCTCCTCACCGGGCTCGTGGGGCCGGCGATCGCGCCGTACGACTACACGGAACAACAGCGGACCGACGACGGACAGCTGAACAGGTACGCCCAGCCGTCGCTCGACCACCCGCTCGGAACCAACGACCGCGGCGAGGACGTGCTCTCGCGGCTGCTCGTCGGGGCGCGGATGACGCTCATCACGGGGCTGCTGGCGGGGAGTCTCATGCTCACGATCGGCCTGTTCGTCGGCGTGACGGCCGGCTACGTCGGCGGGCGGACCGAGAGCCTGCTGATGCGCTTCGTCGACTTCATCTACGGCATCCCGTTCATCCCGTTCGCCATCGTGCTCATCACGTTCTTCGGGGCGGGCTTCTACACGACGATCGCCATCATCGGGCTGGTGCTGTGGCGGTTCATCGCGCGGGTCATCCGGTCGCAGGTGCTCCAGATCAAGCAGCGGCCGTACATCATGGCGGCGAAGGCGTCGGGCGCCAGCACGCCATGGATCATCCGCAAGCACATCCTACCAAACATCGCCAACATGGCCGCGCTGTTCTTCGCCATGGGCGTGGGGCTGGCCATCCTCGAACAGGCCGGCCTCTCGTTCATCGGCGTCACCGACCCGTTCACGCCGACGTGGGGGATCATGATCCGCAACGCCCACCAGTCCGGCCGGGTCGCCGAGGCGTGGTGGTGGTCGTTCCCGCCGGGGATCATGATCTCGCTGACCGTGCTGTCGCTGTACCTGCTCGGCCGGGGCTACGAGGGCGCCGGCGGGGAGGACGAGGTGGTGGTCTGA